One genomic region from Phragmites australis chromosome 1, lpPhrAust1.1, whole genome shotgun sequence encodes:
- the LOC133921275 gene encoding nucleobase-ascorbate transporter 2-like yields MAEVKLDEISHPPMEQLQGFEYCIDSNPPWGEAIILGFQHYILALGTAVMIPTVLVPAMGGDDGDRVRVVQTLLFVTGINTLLQSLFGTRLPTVIGGSYAFVIPIVAIIQDSSLAGIPDGHERFLQTMRAIQGALIVSSSIQIILGYSQLWGIFSRFFSPVGMAPVVALLGFGLFERGFPVVGRCVEVGLPMLILFVVFSQYLKNVQIRDIPILERFSLFICITLVWAYAQILTSGGAYKHSTEVTQINCRTDRANLISSAPWIKIPYPLQWGAPTFNAGQSFGMVAAVLVSLIESTASYKAAARLASATPPPAHILSRGIGWQGIGILLDGLFGTGTGSTVSVENVGLLGSTRIGSRRVIQISAGFMIFFSMLGKFGALFLSIPFTIFAAVYCVLFGLVAAVGLSFLQFTNMNSMRNLFIVGVSIFLGLSVPEYFFRYTMAAQRGPAHTKAGWFNDYINTIFSSPPTVGLIVAVFLDNTLEVNEAKDRGMPWWVPFRSFKGDSRNEEFYSLPFNLNRFFPPS; encoded by the exons GCGAGGCGATCATACTGGGCTTCCAGCACTACATACTGGCGCTGGGCACGGCGGTGATGATCCCCACGGTGCTGGTTCCCGCGATGGGCGGCGACGAT GGGGACAGGGTGAGGGTGGTGCAGACGCTGCTGTTCGTGACCGGGATAAACACGCTGCTGCAGTCCCTCTTCGGGACACGGCTGCCGACGGTGATCGGCGGGTCGTACGCGTTCGTGATCCCGATAGTGGCCATCATCCAGGACTCGTCGCTCGCGGGGATACCCGATGGCCACGAG AGGTTCCTCCAGACCATGAGGGCGATACAGGGTGCACTGATAGTGTCCTCTAGCATTCAGATCATTCTGGGCTACAGCCAGCTGTGGGGTATTTTCTCCAG ATTCTTCAGTCCAGTGGGGATGGCCCCAGTGGTTGCGCTGCTCGGATTTGGCCTTTTCGAAAGAGGATTCCCTGTG GTTGGGAGATGCGTTGAGGTTGGGTTGCCAATGTTGATTCTCTTTGTCGTGTTTTCTCAG TATCTGAAGAATGTACAAATAAGAGACATTCCCATACTGGAAAGGTTCTCCCTTTTCATCTGCATCACATTGGTCTGGGCATATGCTCAAATCCTCACTTCAGGTGGTGCTTACAAGCACAGCACTGAAGTGACTCAGATCAACTGCCGCACTGACCGAGCTAATCTGatctcttctgccccatg GATCAAGATCCCTTATCCTCTGCAATGGGGGGCACCAACCTTCAATGCTGGCCAATCATTTGGTATGGTGGCTGCTGTTTTGGTCTCACTAATAGAG TCCACAGCTTCTTACAAAGCTGCAGCTCGTCTTGCAAGTGCGACTCCACCCCCAGCTCATATCCTGAGTAGGGGCATTGGGTGGCAG GGAATCGGTATCCTTCTTGATGGGCTATTTGGAACGGGGACTGGCTCCACTGTCTCAGT CGAGAATGTTGGGTTGCTAGGATCGACAAGGATTGGGAGCCGACGGGTTATACAGATCTCTGCTGGTTTCATGATCTTTTTCTCCATGTTGG GGAAATTCGGTGCACTGTTTCTTTCTATCCCATTCACAATCTTTGCAGCCGTGTACTGCGTCTTGTTTGGACTCGTTG CTGCAGTGGGGCTGTCCTTCTTGCAGTTCACTAACATGAACTCCATGCGCAACCTCTTTATTGTCGGCGTCTCCATCTTCCTTGGCTTATCCGTGCCGGAGTACTTCTTCCGGTACACCATGGCTGCTCAACGTGGTCCTGCGCACACAAAAGCTGGATGG TTCAACGACTACATCAACACCATCTTCTCGTCGCCGCCAACCGTTGGGCTCATCGTTGCCGTCTTCCTAGACAACACGCTGGAGGTGAACGAGGCCAAGGACCGGGGGATGCCGTGGTGGGTGCCGTTCAGGTCGTTCAAAGGGGACAGCAGGAACGAGGAGTTCTACAGCTTGCCCTTCAACCTCAACCGCTTCTTCCCTCCCTCTTAA
- the LOC133889714 gene encoding uncharacterized protein LOC133889714, which produces MLEGKAMVEDTDMPVKMQAQAMSAASRALDRFDVLDCRSIAAHIKKEFDTIHGPGWQCVVGSSFGCYFTHSKGSFIYFRLESLRFLVFKGAAA; this is translated from the exons ATGCTGGAAGGGAAGGCGATGGTGGAGGACACCGACATGCCGGTGAAGATGCAGGCGCAGGCGATGTCGGCGGCGTCCAGGGCCCTCGACCGCTTCGACGTCCTCGACTGCCGGAGCATCGCGGCTCACATCAAGAAG GAGTTTGACACGATCCATGGCCCGGGATGGCAATGCGTCGTGGGCTCCAGCTTCGGCTGCTACTTCACGCACAGCAAAGGAAGCTTCATCTACTTCAGGCTGGAGTCGCTCAGGTTCCTCGTCTTCAAAGGGGCAGCAGCGTAA